GAAAAAAAGTCATGGGTGATACTCCTCGGGGTTGCTCAGGCCGATCCGGTTTCGGTCATGCCCGTTTGTGCCAGACGCAGCCGGCGCGCCAACTGATCCAGATAGTCCGCAACTTCCGATGTCTCATGGGCCGCCGCGCTGTTTTCCCAGGCATTACCCGAAATTTCCTCGACATGACGGGCGATCTCCGCGCTGACCTCACGCTGCTGGCGCGTATTCAGACCAATCTGCTCCACGCTGTCCAGGGCGGCATGCACGCGCTTATGGATATTCTCGAGCGATGTAACCACCTCGTTAACGTGCGTGACGTTGGCATCGGCTTCCGTGCTGGCGGCACCCATGCGATCCACCGCATGATGAATGTCATCCTGAATGGCGTCGATGATCCGGGAGATGGTCTCCGCCGAGCTGTGCGAGCGCAGGGCCAAACTACGCACTTCGTCAGCCACGACCGCAAAACCGCGCCCATGTTCCCCGGCGCGGGCGGCCTCGATGGCGGCATTGAGCGCCAGGAGATTGGTTTGCTCGGCAATGCTGCGAATAAGCTGAGAAACGGCGCTGATCTCGCTGGACCGTTCCTTCAGTTGCTGCATGTCCTGAGACATGATCTTGATCGTGCCTGCAAGACCAACCAGCCCGCGGGTCGTGTCATTCAGGGTCTTGCTGCCCGATTTGGCCAAATCGCTGGCGTCGGCCGCACGACGCTCCGTATCCTGGGTCTGCTCTGCCACCTCGCCCAGGCTGACCGTCATTTCTTCCATGGCCGCTGCCGTGGAAGTCGCGGCATCTCGCTGATGGGCCGCTGCATCATCCACACGCTTGGCACTGGCCTGAAGTTCACCCACCGCATGAGCCACCTCGTCCAGCACGCCTGAGGTTTGCGTCATACGCCGCTCCACGCTGCGCACCATGTCATTGAACGCCACGGCCAGCGCCCATCGACCGTCCTGCCCCGTCACCGGCAATCGGGTGTCATAATGCCCTTGAACCACGGCCTGCATGGCCTGGGTCACCATCGTCATGGCACGCCGACTGGCACGCACCCAACTGGCGGCCAGATAAAAACCGAACAGCACGAGGGATACCAGCAGCCCCATGCCAACGCCACCGGGATGAGCCCCGGATTCCACCATGACGACCAGATCCACGAGGGGAACAAGAATCAAGCCCCAGATGAGCGCCAGCTGCAGACGATCGGGCAATCGTCTCAAGAACAGCGAAGCCCGGATGGGCGGGACATCGGTCATATACGGCTCCTCATACGGTAATCGTTCTGCTTTCATCGAATGAATTAGCAATTTCCGATCCACCCGTGATTTGCCCCAAGGACGGTCATAGAACGCCCTATGCCCCATGACAGCGCCCCACATTAGAGCGAATGCACAAGGGGGCGCACCACGGGAAGGCGCCCACAGGAGACCACGAGAAATTGACAGGGAAAAGCAACCGTTATGGTGCGGAGAGAATCATGGGGACATCCGTCCGCTCCCCAGGAAATGGCACCTCCTGCTCACGGTGCAGGAGGTAATCGAGAAAGGCGCGGGTCGCCACGGAAAGCTGACGACCCGCCGGATAGATCGCATACCAGTGGCGAATGATGGGAAAACCCTGTACATCCAGCACGGCGAACTGCCCCGGATGGTTGAGGGCAAGGGTGTGCCGGGACAGGGCCGAAATACCCAGACCGGTCAGAATGGCCTGCTTGATCGCTTCGTTACTACCCAACTCGAGCCGAGGCCGCATGTCGATGTTTTCTCGGGCAAAACAGCGTTCGATGGCAATCCGGGTGCCCGAGCCCTTTTCGCGCATCAACCAGGGTTCCTGGGCCACGCGCGCCAAGCTGATGTCCTTTTCATTGGCCAAAGGGTGATCGGGCGGCGCCAGTACGACGATCGGGTTGTCCATGATGGGGGTCGAAACCACGTCCATGTCTTCCGGCGGCTGACCAAGCAGATACAGATCGTCGAGATTGTTCGCAATGCTGGCGAGCACCTGCTCCTTGTTGGTCACGCGAAGACTCACGTCGATGCCCGGGTACAGCTTGGCGAATTCGCCGAGCAGGCGCGGGGCAAAATAGGAAGCCGTGGTAATGGCCATCAGCCGAAGCTCCCCTTTCTTCAGACCCTGACGCTCCGCAACGGACATGATATAACGGTCCATGATGCCGAAAATGTCCCGGGTCGCCTGCGCCAGCTCCTGACCGTCGGGCGTCAGGTGGATTTTCTTGCCGACTTGCTCG
The Halothiobacillus diazotrophicus DNA segment above includes these coding regions:
- a CDS encoding methyl-accepting chemotaxis protein, with translation MTDVPPIRASLFLRRLPDRLQLALIWGLILVPLVDLVVMVESGAHPGGVGMGLLVSLVLFGFYLAASWVRASRRAMTMVTQAMQAVVQGHYDTRLPVTGQDGRWALAVAFNDMVRSVERRMTQTSGVLDEVAHAVGELQASAKRVDDAAAHQRDAATSTAAAMEEMTVSLGEVAEQTQDTERRAADASDLAKSGSKTLNDTTRGLVGLAGTIKIMSQDMQQLKERSSEISAVSQLIRSIAEQTNLLALNAAIEAARAGEHGRGFAVVADEVRSLALRSHSSAETISRIIDAIQDDIHHAVDRMGAASTEADANVTHVNEVVTSLENIHKRVHAALDSVEQIGLNTRQQREVSAEIARHVEEISGNAWENSAAAHETSEVADYLDQLARRLRLAQTGMTETGSA
- a CDS encoding LysR family transcriptional regulator; this translates as MRHYTTFRQLEIFEAIARLGSFTRASEELFLTQPTVSMQMKKLSDMVGVPLIEQVGKKIHLTPDGQELAQATRDIFGIMDRYIMSVAERQGLKKGELRLMAITTASYFAPRLLGEFAKLYPGIDVSLRVTNKEQVLASIANNLDDLYLLGQPPEDMDVVSTPIMDNPIVVLAPPDHPLANEKDISLARVAQEPWLMREKGSGTRIAIERCFARENIDMRPRLELGSNEAIKQAILTGLGISALSRHTLALNHPGQFAVLDVQGFPIIRHWYAIYPAGRQLSVATRAFLDYLLHREQEVPFPGERTDVPMILSAP